A window of the Henckelia pumila isolate YLH828 chromosome 3, ASM3356847v2, whole genome shotgun sequence genome harbors these coding sequences:
- the LOC140887733 gene encoding putative serine/threonine-protein kinase isoform X1 translates to MKLIYSILSCFKFSPNILAAKATEDEHVQTISNPKFHVFSYSELETATQGFKNKIGEGGFGTVYKGRLIGDNFVAVKVLSVELDSMRGEREFLSEIAALSDIRHENLVTLRGCCVDGAQRLLVYDYMKNKSLFHCFLESETKRVKFTWNLRKHVSLGIAKGICYLHEELDPHIVHRDIKASNILLDQNFTPKVADFGFAKLFRDDMSHISTRVAGTLGYLSPEYAHSGHLTRKSDVYSFGVLLLEIVSGRPIVDYHLQNGEQFLVDKAWELYSGKNLSKLVDSALNGDFPKKEAVRFLKVGLLCVQESTRLRPSMSAVLKMLNNEIETDNVEISRPGLILDLKKIKIRPKQSFTSAA, encoded by the exons ATGAAACTGATTTATTCTATTTTAAGCTGTTTCAAATTCTCCCCAAATATTTTAGCAGCCAAAGCTACAGAAGATGAGCACGTCCAAACAATCTCAAATCCAAAATTTCATGTTTTCTCATACAGCGAACTCGAAACTGCGACTCAGGGGTTTAAGAACAAGATTGGTGAGGGGGGTTTCGGGACTGTTTACAAG GGGCGGCTAATAGGTGACAACTTTGTGGCTGTCAAAGTTCTATCCGtcgaattggattcaatgcgcGGGGAAAGGGAGTTCTTATCTGAGATAGCTGCACTGTCTGACATCAGACATGAAAATCTTGTTACTCTACGCGGATGTTGCGTAGATGGAGCTCAAAGACTATTGGTGTATGATTACATGAAAAATAAGAGCCTCTTCCATTGTTTCTTGG AAAGTGAGACTAAAAGGGTGAAGTTCACTTGGAATTTGAGAAAACATGTTTCCTTAGGAATTGCTAAAGGGATTTGTTACCTCCATGAAGAATTGGATCCTCATATCGTACACCGGGATATCAAGGCGAGTAATATACTTCTCGATCAGAATTTCACGCCCAAAGTTGCTGATTTCGGCTTTGCAAAGCTGTTCAGAGACGACATGTCGCACATCAGTACTCGTGTAGCTGGAACATT GGGGTATTTATCTCCAGAATACGCTCATAGTGGCCATCTTACCAGAAAATCAGATGTTTACAGCTTCGGCGTGCTTCTGCTGGAAATAGTCAGCGGGCGGCCTATAGTTGATTACCATCTGCAAAATGGAGAGCAGTTTTTAGTGGACAAG GCATGGGAACTTTACAGTGGCAAAAACCTTTCGAAGCTGGTGGATTCTGCACTGAATGGAGATTTTCCAAAAAAAGAAGCCGTTCGGTTCTTGAAAGTTGGACTGCTTTGTGTGCAAGAGTCGACCAGGCTCCGACCTTCAATGTCTGCTGTACTGAAGATGTTAAACAATGAGATTGAAACAGATAATGTTGAGATATCACGCCCGGGACTCATTCTTGATCTTAAGAAGATCAAAATACGCCCGAAGCAATCATTCACTTCCGCAGCATGA
- the LOC140887733 gene encoding putative serine/threonine-protein kinase isoform X2, translated as MKLIYSILSCFKFSPNILAAKATEDEHVQTISNPKFHVFSYSELETATQGFKNKIGEGGFGTVYKGRLIGDNFVAVKVLSVELDSMRGEREFLSEIAALSDIRHENLVTLRGCCVDGAQRLLVYDYMKNKSLFHCFLGIAKGICYLHEELDPHIVHRDIKASNILLDQNFTPKVADFGFAKLFRDDMSHISTRVAGTLGYLSPEYAHSGHLTRKSDVYSFGVLLLEIVSGRPIVDYHLQNGEQFLVDKAWELYSGKNLSKLVDSALNGDFPKKEAVRFLKVGLLCVQESTRLRPSMSAVLKMLNNEIETDNVEISRPGLILDLKKIKIRPKQSFTSAA; from the exons ATGAAACTGATTTATTCTATTTTAAGCTGTTTCAAATTCTCCCCAAATATTTTAGCAGCCAAAGCTACAGAAGATGAGCACGTCCAAACAATCTCAAATCCAAAATTTCATGTTTTCTCATACAGCGAACTCGAAACTGCGACTCAGGGGTTTAAGAACAAGATTGGTGAGGGGGGTTTCGGGACTGTTTACAAG GGGCGGCTAATAGGTGACAACTTTGTGGCTGTCAAAGTTCTATCCGtcgaattggattcaatgcgcGGGGAAAGGGAGTTCTTATCTGAGATAGCTGCACTGTCTGACATCAGACATGAAAATCTTGTTACTCTACGCGGATGTTGCGTAGATGGAGCTCAAAGACTATTGGTGTATGATTACATGAAAAATAAGAGCCTCTTCCATTGTTTCTTGG GAATTGCTAAAGGGATTTGTTACCTCCATGAAGAATTGGATCCTCATATCGTACACCGGGATATCAAGGCGAGTAATATACTTCTCGATCAGAATTTCACGCCCAAAGTTGCTGATTTCGGCTTTGCAAAGCTGTTCAGAGACGACATGTCGCACATCAGTACTCGTGTAGCTGGAACATT GGGGTATTTATCTCCAGAATACGCTCATAGTGGCCATCTTACCAGAAAATCAGATGTTTACAGCTTCGGCGTGCTTCTGCTGGAAATAGTCAGCGGGCGGCCTATAGTTGATTACCATCTGCAAAATGGAGAGCAGTTTTTAGTGGACAAG GCATGGGAACTTTACAGTGGCAAAAACCTTTCGAAGCTGGTGGATTCTGCACTGAATGGAGATTTTCCAAAAAAAGAAGCCGTTCGGTTCTTGAAAGTTGGACTGCTTTGTGTGCAAGAGTCGACCAGGCTCCGACCTTCAATGTCTGCTGTACTGAAGATGTTAAACAATGAGATTGAAACAGATAATGTTGAGATATCACGCCCGGGACTCATTCTTGATCTTAAGAAGATCAAAATACGCCCGAAGCAATCATTCACTTCCGCAGCATGA